In a single window of the Verrucomicrobiota bacterium genome:
- a CDS encoding biopolymer transporter ExbD: MIARKKKAENTGFQLAPMIDMTFLLLIFFMVTTKITKQKVKLDIGLPIASAAVTPRDLSGREVINLDINGNVFIGDKPSDHKALKEYLKKRFIAVPPLKVYLRADAKSPAKEIKKVMAICAEAGAIEVVFGSYKKQ, translated from the coding sequence ATGATTGCTCGTAAGAAAAAGGCAGAAAATACAGGCTTCCAATTGGCACCCATGATTGATATGACTTTTCTCTTATTGATCTTTTTCATGGTGACTACAAAGATCACTAAGCAAAAAGTTAAATTGGATATTGGTTTGCCTATCGCCTCTGCTGCAGTCACTCCCAGGGATCTTAGCGGGAGAGAAGTTATTAATCTTGATATAAATGGCAATGTATTTATCGGGGATAAGCCTAGTGATCACAAAGCGTTAAAAGAGTACTTAAAAAAGCGTTTTATAGCTGTCCCACCTCTGAAGGTGTACCTTCGTGCTGATGCCAAATCTCCAGCAAAGGAGATAAAGAAGGTCATGGCAATTTGTGCTGAGGCTGGGGCAATAGAGGTTGTTTTTGGGTCATATAAAAAACAATAA